One window from the genome of Salvia miltiorrhiza cultivar Shanhuang (shh) chromosome 7, IMPLAD_Smil_shh, whole genome shotgun sequence encodes:
- the LOC130995790 gene encoding phosphate transporter PHO1 homolog 3-like — MKYGKEFASQMVPEWQEAYTDYKFLKSLVKEIQVFKQINRPAKLADPRRSNTLYRAFSGLTQRVNSPRAHQAAAADIEHQPILVQHVSRDGEERSETMFLMAADDGGQHELVYFKRLDAEFNKVLKFYRLKVDEVMKEAAVLNKQMEALIAFRVKVERPEGWTNSVEETTQLASDTAASRDALLANTPSAMKASRRIPLAVIDEESSTLSSQESEADRKQGNVEMKAVNARIQELKQNEIKAKRPAPLEILKRVTFNTSHETPRSTIKEFLKLPNQADLKFTKDNLKKAEDQLKRAFVGFYQKLRLLKSYSFLNIMAFSKIMKKYDKVASRNASKSYMKMVDNSYLGSSDEVSKLMERVEAMFIKHFSNSNRSKGMNILRPKRKRETHRITFSMGFLFGCTTALIIALILIIRARHILDKQGRVLYMETMFPLYSLFGFIVLHMMMYAANVYFWRRYRVNYSFIFGFKEGTELGYREVLLLGFSLSVLALASVLANLDMEMDPITADYKPITELLPLGLVALVIVIILCPFNILYRSSRYFLLVCIFHCLLAPLYKVTLPDFFLADQLTSQVQALRSLEFYICYYGWGDYKHRRNNCKSNDVFNTFSFIIAGLPYMWRLLQCLRRVYDERDPHQGYNGLKYLLTIIAVCARTAYTLNEGPAWKIIAWITSIIAMILSTYWDIVVDWGLFQRKSKNRWLRDKLLVPHKSVYFVAIILNALLRLAWMQTVMRFTIFSLHRQMMAALVASLEILRRGLWNFFRLENEHLNNVGKFRAFKSVPLPFNYNEDEDKDE, encoded by the exons ATGAAGTATGGTAAAGAATTTGCTTCACAAATGGTGCCAGAATGGCAAGAAGCCTATACAGattataaattcttgaaaagTCTTGTAAAAGAAATCCAAGTTTTCAAGCAAATAAACAGACCGGCCAAGCTGGCCGATCCTAGGCGAAGCAACACTCTGTACAGAGCCTTCAGTGGGCTAACACAGAGGGTGAACTCTCCAAGAGCTCATCAGGCTGCTGCAGCTGACATAGAACATCAACCCATTCTCGTGCAGCACGTGAGCCGAGATGGCGAGGAGCGATCAGAGACGATGTTTCTGATGGCTGCAGACGACGGAGGGCAACATGAACTCGTCTATTTCAAGAGGCTGGATGCTGAATTCAATAAGGTGTTGAAGTTCTATAGGTTGAAAGTTGATGAGGTGATGAAGGAGGCTGCTGTGTTGAACAAGCAAATGGAGGCGTTGATCGCCTTTCGTGTGAAGGTGGAGCGCCCAGAAGGCTGGACTAATAGTGTGGAGGAGACCACTCAGCTTGCCTCAGATACTGCAGCTTCTCGAGATGCTTTGCTTGCCAACACTCCATCTGCAATGAAAGCAAGCA GAAGGATTCCACTGGCTGTTATAGATGAAGAAAGTTCAACATTGAGCAGCCAAGAATCAGAGGCCGATAGGAAACAAGGAAATGTTGAGATGAAGGCAGTGAATGCAAGGATTCAAGAACTGAAGCAGAATGAGATCAAAGCCAAGAGGCCAGCGCCTTTGGAGATTCTTAAACGTGTGACGTTTAACACGAGTCATGAAACACCTCGTTCGACAATCAAAGAATTCCTCAAGCTTCCTAACCAGGCAGATTTGAAGTTCACGAAGGATAATTTGAAGAAAGCAGAAGATCAGCTTAAGAGGgcttttgttggattttatcaGAAGCTGAGGCTTCTCAAAAGCTACAG TTTTCTCAATATTATGGCATTCTCAAAGATCATGAAGAAATATGATAAGGTTGCTTCAAGAAATGCATCAAAATCTTACATGAAAATGGTTGATAATTCCTATCTGGGCAGCTCTGATGAG GTGAGCAAGCTGATGGAAAGGGTAGAAGCCATGTTCATCAAGCATTTCTCCAACTCTAACCGCAGCAAAGGAATGAACATCTTGAGGCCTAAGAGAAAAAGGGAAACACATAGAATCACATTCTCCATGG GATTTCTGTTTGGCTGCACCACTGCTCTTATAATAGCACTAATTCTGATCATTCGAGCGCGTCATATACTTGACAAACAGGGGAGAGTGCTATACATGGAGACCATGTTTCCGCTCTACAG TTTATTCGGGTTCATCGTTCTTCACATGATGATGTATGCTGCAAACGTATACTTCTGGAGGCGGTATCGAGTGAATTACTCCTTCATATTTGGATTTAAGGAAGGAACAGAACTAGGATACAGAGAGGTTCTGCTTCTTGGATTCAGTTTGAGTGTGTTGGCTCTAGCTAGTGTTCTTGCTAATCTTGACATGGAAATGGATCCAATCACAGCAGACTACAAACCCATTACAGAGCTCCTTCCTCTTGGATTAGTAGCG CTTGTGATTGTGATTATTCTGTGCCCTTTCAATATCTTGTACCGTTCGAGTCGCTATTTTCTGCTCGTCTGCATCTTCCACTGCCTCTTAGCTCCTCTCTATAAG GTTACACTGCCAGATTTCTTCCTCGCAGACCAGCTAACAAGCCAG GTTCAAGCTTTAAGGAGTCTAGAGTTCTACATTTGCTACTACGGTTGGGGAGACTACAAACACAGGCGAAACAACTGCAAATCCAACGACGTTTTCAACACTTTTTCCTTCATCATCGCTGGACTGCCATACATGTGGCGCCTCCTGCAG TGTCTGCGTCGCGTCTACGATGAGAGAGACCCTCACCAAGGCTACAACGGCTTGAAATATCTATTGACAATCATTGCAGTGTGCGCAAGAACAGCCTACACCCTCAACGAAGGCCCTGCCTGGAAGATCATAGCTTGGATCACCTCAATCATCGCGATGATCCTCAGCACGTATTGGGACATCGTTGTAGATTGGGGGCTGTTTCAACGCAAGTCCAAGAACAGATGGTTGAGAGACAAGCTGCTTGTCCCACACAAAAGTGTCTACTTTGTAGCCATT ATTTTGAATGCGTTGCTGAGATTAGCATGGATGCAGACCGTGATGAGATTCACCATTTTCTCACTGCATAGACAGATGATGGCTGCGCTCGTGGCTTCTCTAGAAATCCTTCGTCGCGGTTTGTGGAACTTCTTCAG GCTGGAGAACGAACATCTCAACAACGTTGGCAAATTCCGAGCTTTCAAATCAGTGCCATTACCTTTCAACTacaatgaagatgaagataaagATGAGTAG
- the LOC130995789 gene encoding phosphate transporter PHO1 homolog 3-like yields MKFGKEFASQMVPEWQEAYTDYEYLKTLVKEIEIFKQRTRAEKAAGPRRSHTLYRAFSGLTQRVNSPRAHQAAAADIENQAILVQSVRRDGEERSETMFLMAADDGGEYELVYFKRLDDEFNKVLKFYRLKVDEVMKEAAVLNKQMEALIAFRVKVEHPQGWTTSVEETTQLASDAAASSAALFANTPSAVKASRRVPMAVIDEEGSMPGSQGQSDESQGDRKDGNNETMRPVNARIQELKQNDIKAKRPAPLEILKRVKFNTAQETPRSTIKGFLNLPNQADLKFTKDNLKKAEDQLKMAFVGFYQKLRLLKSYSFLNIMAFSKIMKKYDKVASRNASKSYMKMVDNSYLGSSDEVSKLMERVEAMFIKHFSNSNRSKGMNILRPKRKRETHRITFSMGFLFGCTIALIIALVLIIRARNILDKQGRVIYMETMFPLYSLFGFIVLHMMMYAVNIYFWRRYRVNYSFIFGFKEGTELGYREVLLLGFSLSVLALASVLANLDMEMDPITADYKPITELLPLGLVALVIMIMLCPFNILYRSSRYFLLVCIFHCLLAPLYKVTLPDFFLADQLTSQVQALRSLEFYTCYYGWGDYKRRQNNCKSNDVFNTFSFIIAAVPYIWRLLQCLRRLSDERDIHQGYNGLKYLSTIIAVCARTAYTLNKGPTWKMVAWITSIIATIISTYWDIVMDWGLFQRKSKNRWLRDKLLVPHTSVYFAAIILNVLLRLAWMQTVMNITVFSLHRQTMVALVASLEILRRGLWNFFRLENEHLNNVGKFRAFKSVPLPFNYDEDEDKDE; encoded by the exons atgaaGTTTGGTAAGGAATTTGCCTCACAAATGGTGCCAGAATGGCAAGAAGCATACACAGATTATGAGTACTTGAAAACTCTTGTAAAAGAAATCGAAATATTCAAGCAAAGAACGAGAGCGGAGAAGGCGGCTGGTCCGAGGCGAAGCCACACTCTGTACAGAGCCTTCAGTGGGCTAACACAGAGGGTGAACTCTCCAAGAGCTCATCAGGCTGCTGCAGCTGACATAGAGAATCAAGCCATTCTGGTGCAGAGCGTGAGGCGAGATGGCGAGGAGCGTTCAGAGACGATGTTTCTGATGGCTGCAGACGACGGAGGGGAGTATGAGCTGGTCTATTTCAAGAGGCTGGATGATGAGTTCAATAAGGTGCTCAAGTTTTATAGGTTGAAAGTTGATGAGGTGATGAAGGAGGCTGCTGTGTTGAACAAGCAAATGGAGGCGTTGATCGCCTTTCGTGTCAAGGTGGAGCACCCGCAAGGCTGGACTACTAGTGTGGAGGAGACCACTCAACTTGCCTCTGATGCTGCAGCTTCTTCAGCTGCATTGTTTGCCAACACGCCCTCTGCAGTCAAAGCAAGCA GAAGAGTTCCAATGGCTGTTATTGATGAAGAAGGTTCGATGCCGGGCAGCCAGGGGCAGTCTGATGAATCGCAGGGGGACAGGAAAGATGGCAATAATGAGACAATGAGACCAGTGAATGCAAGGATTCAAGAACTGAAGCAGAATGATATCAAAGCCAAGAGGCCGGCGCCTTTGGAGATTCTTAAACGTGTCAAGTTTAACACGGCTCAAGAAACTCCTCGTTCGACAATCAAAGGATTCCTCAATCTTCCTAACCAAGCAGATTTGAAGTTCACTAAGGATAATTTGAAGAAAGCAGAAGATCAGCTTAAGATGgcttttgttggattttatcaGAAGCTCAGACTTCTCAAAAGCTACAG TTTTCTCAATATTATGGCATTCTCAAAGATCATGAAGAAATATGATAAGGTTGCTTCAAGAAATGCATCAAAATCTTACATGAAAATGGTTGATAATTCCTATCTGGGCAGCTCTGATGAG GTGAGCAAACTGATGGAAAGGGTAGAAGCCATGTTCATCAAGCATTTCTCCAACTCTAACCGCAGCAAAGGAATGAACATCTTGAGGCCTAAGAGAAAAAGGGAAACACATAGAATCACATTCTCCATGG GATTTCTGTTTGGATGCACCATTGCTCTTATAATAGCACTAGTTTTGATCATTCGAGCGCGTAATATACTTGACAAACAAGGGAGAGTGATCTACATGGAAACCATGTTTCCCCTCTACAG TTTATTCGGGTTCATCGTTCTTCACATGATGATGTATGCTGTGAACATATACTTCTGGAGGCGGTATCGAGTGAATTACTCCTTCATATTTGGATTTAAGGAAGGAACAGAACTAGGATACAGAGAGGTTCTGCTTCTTGGATTCAGTTTGAGTGTGTTGGCTCTAGCTAGTGTTCTTGCTAATCTTGACATGGAAATGGATCCAATCACAGCAGACTACAAACCCATTACAGAGCTCCTTCCTCTTGGATTAGTAGCG CTTGTGATTATGATTATGCTGTGCCCTTTCAACATCTTGTACCGTTCGAGTCGCTATTTTCTGCTCGTCTGCATCTTCCACTGCCTCTTAGCTCCTCTCTATAAG GTTACATTGCCAGATTTCTTCCTAGCAGACCAGCTAACAAGCCAGGTTCAAGCTCTGAGGAGTCTAGAGTTCTACACTTGCTACTACGGTTGGGGAGACTACAAACGCAGGCAAAACAACTGCAAATCCAACGACGTTTTCAACACCTTCTCCTTCATCATCGCTGCCGTGCCATACATATGGCGTCTCCTGCAG TGTCTGCGACGCCTCAGTGATGAGAGAGACATTCATCAAGGCTACAACGGCTTGAAATATCTGTCGACAATCATTGCAGTGTGCGCAAGAACAGCCTACACCCTCAACAAAGGGCCTACCTGGAAGATGGTAGCCTGGATCACCTCAATCATCGCCACCATCATCAGCACGTATTGGGACATCGTCATGGATTGGGGGCTGTTTCAACGCAAATCCAAGAACAGATGGTTGAGAGACAAGCTGCTTGTCCCACACACAAGTGTCTACTTTGCAGCCATT ATTTTGAATGTGTTGCTGAGATTAGCATGGATGCAGACTGTGATGAATATCACCGTTTTCTCACTGCATAGGCAGACCATGGTTGCGCTCGTGGCTTCTCTAGAAATCCTTCGTCGCGGACTCTGGAACTTCTTCAG GCTGGAGAATGAACACCTCAACAACGTTGGCAAATTTCGAGCTTTCAAATCAGTGCCATTACCGTTCAACTacgatgaagatgaagataaagATGAGTAG